A genomic region of Fundulus heteroclitus isolate FHET01 chromosome 24, MU-UCD_Fhet_4.1, whole genome shotgun sequence contains the following coding sequences:
- the vangl1 gene encoding vang-like protein 1 isoform X3 — protein sequence MLSPTVMEEGDEVLQVLEICEAAEERKEVLISTIEGETQRNSPPLASCGPDSKTSQDDNWGETTTAVTGTSEHSLSQEDIVRITKDLEDSVGLDCRRYVTRTIAVILGLLVFLTPLAFLVLPHILWPEKLQSCGTACEGLYISVAFKLLILLLAVWALFFRPARAGLPRVFVFRVLLAVLVFLFVVSYWLFYSVRILDSQDDNYQGIVQYAVSLVDALLFIHYLAVVLLELRQLQPCFSVCVTRSSDGETRHYNLGQLSIQRAALAIIEHYYCDFPIHNPALLSASKSRAAKHLAGLKVYNVDGEFPAGPAEGPGNNAAAGMAQSQSRAMIAAAARRRDTSHNELYYEEAEHERRVRKRRARLVVAVEEAFTHIKRMQEEEPKKAPGDVMDPREAAQAIFPSMARALQKYLRTTKQQHCHSMESIQQHLAFCITNNMTPKAFLESYLTPGPTLQYGKDHWLGRRWTLISEASVTNGLKDGSVFVLKCVDFSLVVTAKKIPYIQMSEEYIDPKSHKFVLRLQSETSV from the exons ATGCTGTCGCCAACGGTGATGGAGGAAGGCGACGAGGTTCTGCAGGTGCTGGAGATCTGCGAGGCTGCAGAGGAAAGGAAAGAAGTGCTCATCAGCACCATAGAAGGAGAGACCCAGAGGAATTCGCCTCCCCTGGCCAGCTGTGGACCAGACTCTAAAACGAGCCAG GATGACAACTGGGGAGAGACCACCACAGCCGTCACAGGCACCTCAGAGCACAGCCTCTCCCAGGAGGACATCGTTCGCATCACCAAAGACCTCGAGGACAGCGTCGGGCTCGACTGCCGCCGATACGTCACCCGGACCATCGCCGTGATCCTGGGCCTGTTGGTGTTCCTCACGCCGCTGGCCTTCCTCGTGTTGCCTCACATCCTTTGgccagagaagctgcagagctgcGGGACGGCCTGCGAGGGCCTCTACATCTCCGTGGCCTTCAAGCTGCTCATCCTGCTGCTCGCCGTCTGGGCGCTCTTCTTCAGGCCGGCGCGGGCGGGTCTCCCGCGCGTCTTCGTTTTCCGGGTCCTACTCGCTGTGCTGGTGTTCCTCTTCGTCGTGTCCTACTGGCTCTTCTACAGTGTCCGGATCCTCGACTCACAA GATGACAACTACCAGGGCATTGTACAGTACGCGGTGTCCCTGGTGGACGCTCTGCTCTTCATCCACTACCTGGCCGTCGTCCTGCTGGAGCTCCGGCAGCTCCAGCCGTGCTTCTCCGTGTGCGTCACGCGCTCCAGCGACGGCGAGACGAGGCACTACAACCTCGGGCAGCTCAG tATTCAGCGGGCAGCCCTGGCCATCATAGAGCACTACTACTGTGACTTCCCCATCCATAACCCAGCTCTGCTTTCTGCCTCCAAGTCCCGAGCTGCCAAGCACCTGGCCGGCCTCAAGGTCTACAACGTGGATGGTGAGTTCCCAGCAGGCCCCGCTGAGG GTCCGGGGAACAACGCCGCCGCGGGCATGGCCCAGTCCCAGTCCAGAGCCATGATCGCGGCCGCAGCCCGACGCCGCGACACCAGCCACAACGAGCTCTACTACGAGGAGGCCGAGCACGAGAGGCGGGTGCGCAAACGCAGGGCACG ACTGGTGGTGGCAGTAGAGGAGGCCTTCACCCACATCAAGCGCATGCAGGAGGAGGAGCCGAAGAAGGCTCCGGGGGACGTGATGGACCCCAGAGAGGCGGCTCAAGCGATCTTCCCCTCCATGGCCCGGGCCCTGCAGAAGTACCTGAGGACCACCAAGCAGCAGCACTGCCACAGCATGGAGAGCATCCAGCAGCACCTGGCCTTCTGCATCACCAACAACATGACGCCCAAG GCGTTCCTGGAGAGCTACCTGACGCCGGGGCCCACCCTGCAGTACGGCAAGGACCACTGGCTGGGCCGCCGGTGGACGCTGATCAGCGAGGCGTCGGTCACCAACGGCCTGAAGGACGGCAGCGTCTTCGTGCTCAAGTGCGTGGACTTCAGCCTGGTGGTGACCGCCAAGAAGATCCCCTACATCCAGATGTCAGAGGAGTACATCGACCCCAAATCTCACAAGTTTGTCCTGCGACTACAGTCTGAAACCTCGGTGTAG
- the vangl1 gene encoding vang-like protein 1 isoform X4, with amino-acid sequence MDYVMDYLTREKFKDDNWGETTTAVTGTSEHSLSQEDIVRITKDLEDSVGLDCRRYVTRTIAVILGLLVFLTPLAFLVLPHILWPEKLQSCGTACEGLYISVAFKLLILLLAVWALFFRPARAGLPRVFVFRVLLAVLVFLFVVSYWLFYSVRILDSQDDNYQGIVQYAVSLVDALLFIHYLAVVLLELRQLQPCFSVCVTRSSDGETRHYNLGQLSIQRAALAIIEHYYCDFPIHNPALLSASKSRAAKHLAGLKVYNVDGEFPAGPAEGPGNNAAAGMAQSQSRAMIAAAARRRDTSHNELYYEEAEHERRVRKRRARLVVAVEEAFTHIKRMQEEEPKKAPGDVMDPREAAQAIFPSMARALQKYLRTTKQQHCHSMESIQQHLAFCITNNMTPKAFLESYLTPGPTLQYGKDHWLGRRWTLISEASVTNGLKDGSVFVLKCVDFSLVVTAKKIPYIQMSEEYIDPKSHKFVLRLQSETSV; translated from the exons GATGACAACTGGGGAGAGACCACCACAGCCGTCACAGGCACCTCAGAGCACAGCCTCTCCCAGGAGGACATCGTTCGCATCACCAAAGACCTCGAGGACAGCGTCGGGCTCGACTGCCGCCGATACGTCACCCGGACCATCGCCGTGATCCTGGGCCTGTTGGTGTTCCTCACGCCGCTGGCCTTCCTCGTGTTGCCTCACATCCTTTGgccagagaagctgcagagctgcGGGACGGCCTGCGAGGGCCTCTACATCTCCGTGGCCTTCAAGCTGCTCATCCTGCTGCTCGCCGTCTGGGCGCTCTTCTTCAGGCCGGCGCGGGCGGGTCTCCCGCGCGTCTTCGTTTTCCGGGTCCTACTCGCTGTGCTGGTGTTCCTCTTCGTCGTGTCCTACTGGCTCTTCTACAGTGTCCGGATCCTCGACTCACAA GATGACAACTACCAGGGCATTGTACAGTACGCGGTGTCCCTGGTGGACGCTCTGCTCTTCATCCACTACCTGGCCGTCGTCCTGCTGGAGCTCCGGCAGCTCCAGCCGTGCTTCTCCGTGTGCGTCACGCGCTCCAGCGACGGCGAGACGAGGCACTACAACCTCGGGCAGCTCAG tATTCAGCGGGCAGCCCTGGCCATCATAGAGCACTACTACTGTGACTTCCCCATCCATAACCCAGCTCTGCTTTCTGCCTCCAAGTCCCGAGCTGCCAAGCACCTGGCCGGCCTCAAGGTCTACAACGTGGATGGTGAGTTCCCAGCAGGCCCCGCTGAGG GTCCGGGGAACAACGCCGCCGCGGGCATGGCCCAGTCCCAGTCCAGAGCCATGATCGCGGCCGCAGCCCGACGCCGCGACACCAGCCACAACGAGCTCTACTACGAGGAGGCCGAGCACGAGAGGCGGGTGCGCAAACGCAGGGCACG ACTGGTGGTGGCAGTAGAGGAGGCCTTCACCCACATCAAGCGCATGCAGGAGGAGGAGCCGAAGAAGGCTCCGGGGGACGTGATGGACCCCAGAGAGGCGGCTCAAGCGATCTTCCCCTCCATGGCCCGGGCCCTGCAGAAGTACCTGAGGACCACCAAGCAGCAGCACTGCCACAGCATGGAGAGCATCCAGCAGCACCTGGCCTTCTGCATCACCAACAACATGACGCCCAAG GCGTTCCTGGAGAGCTACCTGACGCCGGGGCCCACCCTGCAGTACGGCAAGGACCACTGGCTGGGCCGCCGGTGGACGCTGATCAGCGAGGCGTCGGTCACCAACGGCCTGAAGGACGGCAGCGTCTTCGTGCTCAAGTGCGTGGACTTCAGCCTGGTGGTGACCGCCAAGAAGATCCCCTACATCCAGATGTCAGAGGAGTACATCGACCCCAAATCTCACAAGTTTGTCCTGCGACTACAGTCTGAAACCTCGGTGTAG